A window of Mustela lutreola isolate mMusLut2 chromosome X, mMusLut2.pri, whole genome shotgun sequence genomic DNA:
AGACTGCCAAGTGGCTACTGTATGCATCATGTGATTGGAGTTATTTCCAGAGTTTTAATACTAACATTGGGTTCTTGAGAACATGACAAGATCAGTGGGATGTGTTCTTCCCTAGAACTTGTACCTAAAGCTGGAAGACATTCACCAGCTAGCACCCCCAGTGCCGTTGCATTCCCCCACATGAAAAGATGACTGTGCACCTCTGGGttaactgaaaattaaaagattttcagTTCAAAGGAGCCAATCATGGGGAGAATGATAGGAAGGTCTTCGTTATGCATATGACCTTTTTCTAAAAGTTGGGGTGCCCTTGAGTGTCAGAATTCATGTTTTGAATAAGAGGTGGAAAGACTTGGGAGGTTCTTCCTTTGTACGGGTCCTGATTGAAAAATCGGAATGACCCATCATTTATGACGGTGATATTGGGGAAGGAGGCGGTGGAATTTAAATCCACAAAGAGTTCCTAAACATTGCATTATTGGAACAGCATGGGTGGAACTGCGTTGAAGAGctgcagaagaaaaaggaggaagaggaggtggaggaggagaagagaagaagaagtcGGCCTATGGTAGAACCGACCTGATTACTGTACCTAAAACACAAACAACTACGAACAATGACCACATAAACTGTTTTGTTGGTTGACAGTGCAAACCAGGTCCGCATGAATCAGTAGGAGAGGAGCAGACACAGATATTTCAATGTGTCTTAGCATTTAGGATCCAAAACTGTGTTCAGTAGTTCATGTCTGCCAGCGTTTTGAAACTTCAGAGTGGTGATTCCAGCCTGGGCTGTAGTCACTGTCCGTGGAGTGACCCAGCATGGCAGACGTGCCTACCCAACCCTAGGGATCGGCCTTCAAGAAAAGAtccaaaaatctgtatttttaaagagtcCCGATGTGTAGGCACGGCATAGAGCCCACCCTTTTACAAAACCCACATGCGTGGTTTAATCACACGTTCCTAAGAATGTCATTAGTCAAAATTTATTAATAACGAAGCAGCAGAGACAGCGATTTATGACTTATGGGGAGTTACTAGCCGAAAGGCTCGCATTCGTAATGAGATCACATTCTTTTGCTGCCGTTCATTCAACACTGCCTGAGCCGTGCCAAGAAGAGCTGAAAACAGTTCTCCCGCACATGGCAGGACAtctgctgagctgggagatgGTCCAGGGAAAACTGCGTACGTGGTATTCTGGACGGAGCCTGCGAGGTTCACCAGGCACCACCCAACTGTCTAACGTTACCACTCGGGCTGCGAGAAGGCACGTTTGCCTTGTTCCTGCATTCGGAAGAGACGGGGGAGGCCGGGTGCTGCTGCTCAGAGCCCCTGAGTGCTGGCTTCCCTCATTGTCTCCTGGGTGGGACTGATGTCCGCATGCATTCCTGCCTGAGCAGCTGAGCCGTGGATGCTGAAGACACAGCGTAAGCCAGGGCTTCTCCACCATGGCACTGCTAATGCTTCCGTGATTCCATTTTGCCAACCAATGTCTCTGTGCCCCATACCTTGAGACGGGTCATGGAGAGATGTTGGCTCTTTTGGACCTAGCCTATGGTTTCTCAGCCTGAGCACTGCTGACATCTGAGGCTGGATGACTTTCTGGGGTAGGGCATCTTGAGTTCCATAGGGTGCTGAGAAGCTGTCCTGGTCTCCACCTACCAGATGCCCGTGGCAGACTCCACTCTAGTGTAACCACCAACAATGTCCCCAGTCACTGACAGGTGTTCCCTGGTGGTGTATCTGTCTAGCTAAAAACCCCtgcgatagatagatagatggatagatagatgatggatagatggatgtctcaatagatagatggatacatacatacatagataagACGGATGGTTAGATGGATGTATAGAtggatatatatctagatatagatacgtagctgatgaatggatagatagacatagatagatgatagacagataggATGGATGGTTAGATGGACCTATGGATGggtagatagatgacagatagataaaatggatggatggatggatagatagattggatggatggatggatagatggatggatggatggttggatggatggatggatggatggatgtgtggatggatggatggatagatggatggatagatggatggatggatggttggacggatggatggatggatggatatatggATAGACAGATGTATAGATGATAGGTCAGTTGTCTTTCCTGCTAGGTCAGAGGGTCTCAGCCTGGGCACTACCAACATTTGGGGCTGAATGACTCTCTGGTGTAGGGCATCCTGGGCACAGAAGGGCTCTAAAtagcatctctggtctctgccCACCACATACCAGTGGCACTCCCTCATTCCCTGAGTTATgtcaatcaaaaatgtctccaaacacCGTCCAAGGTTTCCTCAGGCCGAAATCGCCCCCGGGGGGTGGCGGTGAGAACTAGTGCGCTAGGTCCATACATGTGGGAAATGGAAAGCACTGGATGAGAATCTGACTTTCTTTGCAGCCAAAATAAAGTGTTAGAACTGGATGTGCCCAGCCGGTGTCCTAGTCATGCCTTTAACCTTTTTGTGTTCAACACTGTTTCATTCTTAAGCTAAAGTCCTTTTACGACAAGATGTGCAGCGGCCTCTCTGTTTGGTTGAAATCATGCAAGACAGAGAAGGCAACCCAAATGTTGTAGCTACCATGATCTCTTAACACACGATTAAAATATACTCAGTAAAACAAAAGTTATTGGTTCATTGTTTCCCCCACCCTGCGGGGTGGGAAAAAGAGAAGGTCAAAGTCCCAGTGTTTGTCCCCAGTTTATAAAGACAAGATCTCCGGAGGAATGTGCCCCTCTCCAGCGTGGCACACACGGGGAATCAGTTCTGTGCGTCCTTGTCTTGAACGCATATTCCCTTCTCTGACCCGCCCCGTGGAGAGGGTTCCCAGGATGGCCCCAGGCACATTTTAGGACGCGGCCCCCCGCACccaaaggagaagcaggtgcaGGAGAGCAGTGGCCGATGGAAAGCCCGGAGCGGGCACCTACCTGAAGAGCGAGTCTATCATTCGCTTGGACGGCAGTCGCCAGAGAATGCGTGGCCAGGGGTCCCCCGAGGCGCTGCAGTCCAGGCGGAGGGTCCCGCCGTAGCGCACGTCGGTCCTCTGCGGGGAGGTGCCGGTGATGCGCGCGTTGGCCGCCGCGCGCTGCACGGTCAGCTGTACGGTCCTGCGCGCGGAGCCCACCAGGTTGGCGGCCACGCACTCGTAGCGGCCGCTGTCCTTGGGCGCCAGGTTGCGGATGTAGAGCGTGCCGTTGGGGAAGACGAACAGGTTCCCGTTGATGAACTGCGACGGGCGGATCTGGGTTCCATCCCACAGCACCCAGCGCACGCTGGGCAGGGGCGCGGCCTTGGCCGTACAGTGGATGTGGATGTTGAGCCCCGGGGGCAGCGAGATGTTCTCCAGCTTCTCCTGGTGGATGACCGGCGGCAGGGCCGCCACGTGGAGGCGGATGGCCAGGCTGTCCGCGCCCGCCGCGTTGCTGGCCACGCACTGGTACACTCCCCTGTCTGAGAAAGAGGCCTCTTTGATGGACAGGGTCCGGTTTTCGTGCAGCGTGATTCTGCCCTCCACGCGGGACACGGTCTGCCACACCCTCCTGTCCGGGAAAATCCAGGAGATTTGGGGAGCTGGGGTTCCCTTGGCCAGACACTCCATGGCGATAGTGTCTCCCAGGTACACGGTGACGTCCTGGTAGTGGGACGCGAGGATCTGGGGCTGCTGCACAGTGACGGTCAGCAGGACGGCCATCCTGTCTACCCCGTGCAGGTTTTTGGCGGTGCACAGGTACTGGCCTCGGTCCTGCACTTGCACCTTCCGGATGAGAAGGGTCCCGTTCTTCAGGACCTCGAAGCGCTGCACTCTGGTGTTGGGGGTCATGAGAGCGCCTGAAAGACAGAACAGGCGGAGTCAGGTTCTGCGTAGACCTACGCCTTTCAGGAAAAACCAAGAGGGACTGTTGGAAGGAAGCCGAATTCTCCCCTTTACGTCCCCAACAGCAACAGCAGAGACCAGCCCCACCTCCAACGTGGAGAAGACAGAACATTCCCCTGCAATATTTTCGGCTCTCACGCCCTTCAAGCACAAGGCAGCTGGCGTGGGTTTTGCAGAGTGTTCCAGAAGCTGCCGTGAGGCCCAGGCCTTCTGCAGGGGACCTCCTTCAGGTCCTAGAGATGCAGGCTTGCTTCCCTGGGACGAGTGTTGACCTCCTGAGCTCCCCAGGCCTGCAGCCACCTCCCACCACTCCCCGGCCAGGCTCTGGAGTCCAGCACGAGCCAGCACGAACAGGTCCGTCACTGCCCATTGTGGCTGCGTTGGACGCCAGCTTCTGCAGTCCGGGGCCtgggctcctctctctcccccgccccggTCCTCCTTGTGTTGTATGACACATCTCCTTGGGGGCTCTGCCAGAGAGAAGATCTGTGCTATCCAAGAGTTCCTGATGCTTGGACATCTGGGTCAGGCTGACCTTGGTGGGAGCATGGCTCCTTCGAGAGCTAGGCAATTCCTATACTCAGCAAGCCATTCACCTTCTATATGCAAACCAAACAACACAGAGTCTACACCCCCAGTGCCTTGTCTATGGGGCTCTCCCGCATGCCCAGGCCACCATGCACCTGCCTTCATCCACCCAGGGCAGGTCCTAGGGAAATAGGGGATTGCTTGCGCTCCAGAGGCCACTGAAATCATTCCAGCCAGCCGGTGCTAAGTCTGCTCGCCCTGCCTCGCCTGTTTCTTCTCgcagaaaccacaaaaaaggTTCCTGTGCTCGTttccgcctctccctctgcctgccgacAGACCCCCGTCCTCCCCTGTGTGGTCCCCTCCTCGCGGAGACGGAATAATAAACGGTCTTCTGTGGCAGGCATTTCCTGATGGGCTGGCCCAACCTTTCTGAAGAATAACAAGTCCCAGATTTAAAAACTGGAAAGCCCTGAGCTACAGCATTCTGTTCATCTCCCACGCAGCTGGGTTCCGGGGTCCTGCCTGCACCGCCAGCCATCGCGTGAGCTCTGGCCAGCTCCCTCGGCTGCAGCCGGCAGGAGAAGCTGACTCGTGGTGAggcatatacatgtgtatgtctCGTGAAGGGGCATGGTCCCCGATGCTCTGGTATCACACAAGATCGAGAAAACCCTACAGATTAATACAAACGGGATTGCCCAGTAGGAAAACAAAGGCACCATCCTTTTAGCATGAAAACCCCATGGTGTTCCCCACTCACCCTTCGAGCAACATTCCTTATTAAATCATTATGAAAACGTATGACATCAATGTCGAGCTGATCAAAGACGTTCATAATTCCCCGTGACCCAGAGCCTCTGCTGAACTTTGGAACATTTCCAACGGGGGTGAGATAAGCCTAAGCAAAGAATGCACAGGTCCCTCAAGTGCTATGAACATAAATCATCCCTGTAACACCAAAatggagaagaagaagggaggaaaaaaacccaaaaaaccctctGATCAGAATCCAGGCCTCAAGGATATGGCCGTGTTCATGGTgcacaaaagaaaaggaagagggacaagaTAGGATTTTCACAGAGGCCGTGGCTTCTCAGATGGTACTTTCCACTGTCACCAGGCAGTTGTTTTGACCTTCCAGAGAGATGGTCATTTTTACAAAGCCAAGTGCTCTTTGGACATCCCAGAATTCCAAGTAGAGGTCATTGGTATGGGTTGAATGGTGTCCTGCCAAAATTCATACTCTGACGTCCTATCCCCTAGGATCTCAGAATATGACTGTTTGAAGATGGGGTCTTTCAAGTGATAAGGACATTAAAATGAGGTCACCAAGGTGCACTGTAATCCAAGATGACTTGTGTCCATATAGGAACAAGGAGTGAGGACCCAGACTGCACAGAGGGACAACTATAAAAGGACAAGGGGGAGAAGATGgggtctacaagccaaggagagaggcctcaggaggaaCCAGCCTTGGCCCCGCCTGGATCTCAGACTCCCAACCTCAGCCCCACCTGGATCTCACACTTCCAGGCTCCAGGCTGCAATGCTTCGTAGGGCAGCTGAAGCAAATTAACGGGAGCATATCCCTAAGTTCAAATCAAAGTGATGTCTGATGAGCCCAGAATAGGCTGCTTCATCTCTGGTGCCagtggaaggggaagggggaTCTGCTCACTCCTCCTTACCCTCATGGTACCCCACTGGGGTGGTGGAAAACTTTTGTGCTAGGCTTCGCTGGGAAAAGGCAAGTGGCTGCATCATGAAGCGTTTCTGAGCCTACGTCATTCCCTACCCAAAGAACCTATGACATGTCTCCATAGTCCCATTAAAATAGCATATACTTTAGAGCTGAAGGAAGAGCTCTCGGTCCTTACTTCCTATCGCCTTAAAGTCATATCCTTGTATCTAGGTTCAAATGTCTCCTTCAATCCCATCCATCTGTCCTTTGCCCAAACCCTATAGTTTTGCCTAGGAACCTCCTTCTACATGAGTTCCAGTTAAAATGCAGACATGTAAATGCCTTACCTGTAGAAACCTTTGTCCACGTAATGAAAGGTGTGGGTTTCCCCGTGGCCTCACATGGGAACACAGCATCTGTCTCCGCAGTGACAGACACGGTCTGAGGGGATTTGGTGAGGATTTGGGGCTTTTCCCCAACCGTCCAAAAGTTGGATGCAGGGGGCCCTGCAGCAGAGAAGAGCTTTGAGCTGCTCTgatggaagcttctggaaggctGGCCAGAAGACGCCATGAAGAGGATGGAGCTCCGGGTGGAGTAGACCACAGGGATGTTCTGTAAGTTTGTGGAGGGTGGCCCCGTGGCCTGGGGCACGTGCGATAATGGAGGTGCCGGGGGACCAAAGTCCACGTGAATGACGCTCTGAGAATGTATCCTATTGTAGGGACCTGGGttgacttttctctctcttatcaCAGGGGTGGGAGAGGTAGGCGTCTGGGGCTTCAGAGTAACTCCCAACTGCGGGAAAGACAGAGtcttattgaaaaagaaagggaatctTCCATTGGGATGATGGGGAACTCTTGAACTTGGAAGCTTACCAACAGGGTCTCTGAGATCTGGGATGTTGTTGTTCCCAAACACTTTGGAGTTGCTGTTGAAATGGCCCATCCCTGGGTCAGTCAACTTAGTGGGGATGCCAGGTTTGGGCTTATGCACTGGAACAAAAGGAGTTGTCGTATTTGGTAATCTCGGCGTCGTCAACTGCTTGTTCTCTGGCAAAACCCTTGAAGGATACGACGTTATTCCTGGTTTGTTGGTCAAGTGATGGGGAGGCTGGAAAGTTACAAAGAATCTAAAGGAGCCTTCTGTAGCCGTATGTGGTGGTCTCACTGTCCCCCTAGGCAGGATCGGTTTGGCAGGAATTCTGGCTGGCTGGGGGAACATTTGGACTCTCCCATTCTGGTGGTTACCATCGTGGCCATGTGGAAGACTGTTAGGGGTCTTTCCATCCAAGGCTTCCTTTTCCAACGGCTGCTTTGGAGCTGGGTTAAATTTATCCTGGTTGGAAGAAGGGGTAGATAATTCATTTGGTGTCCATATATGTTGAGTTCCCTCATTATTCACGGGTGGTGCTTTGGCTTCTGGGATCCCCACGTAAttcaagaaaacattttccttcGAATCTGTTGATGTTGGAGGTGTCTTTGAAGGAAGAGGTGTGGGCTTCGTGAAGGTCTGTACCAAAGACACAAGAGTGGTGGCCTGGGGTGGGGATTCTGTCTTCTCCATTTGAACAGGAGTTAGGGTGTGATGCCGAGGTCTAATTTCAACTGGAGTGCTTTCGTGATGATCTTGAGCACGGATGGTGGTTTCTGCCTTACTTGAAGATGGTTCTACTTTTATGCTTGAGACAGTGGTTGAAACAACCTCTTTTTCTGGTTGAAAGAGTGTAGAGGCTGCAACGGATGGTGGAAACTCAGAAGGAACACCCAGGTCCTCCACCTGTTTAAGAAAAGGTGAGTCTGTAAAGGTTTCCATGGAGCTGGCAAGAGGTTTGTCTGTCTGCAGCCTCCAAGGCTGGTGTACACTTGGGGTATTCCAGTGTGACGTTCCTGGAAAGCCAGAGGGAGCTGATTCCTCCTGAAATTCTCCCACAGTGGAGACCTCTGAGCCAGGAGGTGATGTCGCATTAGTGAAGGAGGAGTCAGGGACTGAGCTGTGGGTTTTATAGTCCTCGATGTTTGTGACACCataattcttcatttcttctccatCCCATTCAGGCTTAGGGGTGACTGGAATCATCTCTTGGAATTTATTGGATGGTAAGTGACTTTTTGTGGTAGTGGTCACAGCAGCTCTCCCGTGAGGGTCCCCAGTTGTCAGGGAAATGGTTGTCGATGAGAGTACAGTTTCCAAACCAGGGGCAAtgacatttttatgtttgttttccagagaagGGCTGGGCGTGGTTGCAGAGGCTGGAGAGCTCACCGTAGAAGTGAAATATCGATGTTTATTTGGTCTCTTCCCGTGTTTCCTTCGTGGGGTCCCCTTGGATATGggttctgcctgcttctccatctccaacTGCTTGGGGATACCAACGGTGCTGTCAACCCAAGATTTTGCTCCCGGCGTACTCCACACGTGGTCTGGAGCCTTTCCTTTGGGTGCTTGAGTAGGTCGAGTAGAAAACGCCTCCATTGGGGCGAAAGTCGTGGGTACAGTTTGTTTATGGCGGTGTCGGAATCTGTGGGGGCGAAATCTCCTCCTCCCATTGGGTCTCTTTCGAGAAGGCTGAGTGGTCAGCTCCAGAGGTGAAGTGGCCTTCTCGGTTGGCATCACTGCTGCTACCATGGTGGTGACTTTGTCAAAGAGAGGGCGGAGTGTGGTTTCGCTGGGATGTGTAAAGGGAGTGACACCATTCACTCCCAGGGCCGAGTCAAGAAGAGTGGTAGATCCGACATGCTTTCCCATACTCTCAGGAGTTTGGGAGTTTGTGGGGTCTTTCTCTGGCATATCTCCTTCCTGTAGGGCCTTGAAATTGTCCTCTGTGCCCTTTTCAATCACCAGGCTGCCTTGAGTGCTCAAAGCACCTTTCACAAGGTGTCTGTCATCTGTTTCTCCCTGTGGATGTCCTTGTGATAGAGCATCTGGCTCCCCCAATGTGAGCCCTCCTATGGGTTCCGATGTCCTGGAGTCATCAACCCATAAAACGGTGTTGGGCAGAAAAGGAGCGGAGGTCAGCTCTTCCAAGTTCTCTGCATCTGGTTGTGGGTTAGTCTCCAAATCTGGGGGCATATATGGTATAGTCTCGGACTCAGCCAAAGAGACGGCATCCAACGGAGACTCATAATCATTTGAAGTAGGCTCTGGAATGGATCCAGCATCTACTGGAGGCCAGCTCTTTGTGGCTGTATTTTCACCAGTGGACTCCTCAGAGACCAGGTCTAGGGTTTGCAGAGTAGGAGAAGACGCATGAGGCATGCTGGCTGTAGCCCACTTTGGGTCAACTTCAGCAGGAGCTGTATCCTCACTGTTAGAAAAGTCATGGTCAATGAATTCTTCCAGATGTGTGCTTGTCACTTTGGGATCAGAAAGAATTCCTCCATCCTGTCCACTTTCCAGTCCCATCTTGGTTGAGGACACAGTACTGGAAACCTCATCCTCCTCACCAAACAGAGATGCATCTGCTGAGGTTTCTTCGGTACTGCTTGTGGTCCATGCAGGAGATACCGAGggaggaggaacagcaggcagaaggggtgTCACTTCTGGACTCACGGATGGAGGAGTGGTGGTTTGAATGACCTGGGGTATTTCAGTTCCCTTTGGGAGATTTTTCCCACGTACTCTGGCTAAAATATCTGCCCAGTGCTCTGGATTAATCTGTTTGTTTGCCATGTTTATTCTTCGCCTGGACTCAAACACTCTGCGACCCTCTGCGATGTTCGTCTCAGGTTCTTTTACAGAATTCTTCCAGGGTTTGAGTTTTCTTCGcccttttttgggttttttaccTCCGGTGGTGGCATCATCTTTTGTTTTGATGAGTACCTCTTGGTCCTTTGTGTGTAGACCTCTCCTTGAAGTGTTCTCCTCATCTCCTATGCCTGAACCCCCTTCGTCCTCCACAACATCTCCTAGCACTCTGGAAAGAGTCTTCCCACCTGGGTGTCTGCCCTTTTTGGATGACCTGGCAGATCCTTTCTTGTTCACCGTGACTCCCACGGTAAAATGATCTGCCCCTTGCTGGTTGACAGCCACACATCTGTAGTAACCGCCATCACTGACTTGGACCTTTGGGATGGAAAGAGTTCCATTTGCCAACATGTATGCATGTGAGCTGTTGGCCGAAGTATTAATTATCCGTTTGTTTGGAAGAATCCAGCTGAGCTGGGCTTCAGGGATAGCCAGAGCGCTGCAAGGCAACATCACTGGCTCCCCTGGGTTCTTCTGAATTGTCACCATATGACCATTGGGTGGCTGTGTGGCAGGTGGTTGGACAAGGACCCTGTACACCATCCGGTCCATTTCATCCCTCACTTGAGCAATGCACTGGTACAAACCCGAGTCTGACTGCTCTGTCGATTTGATCCTCAGCCAGCCACTGGTGAGGATGGAGAACTTGCCATTTTCGTCCTCCATGGGTGCTTTGAGGACCGAGCCATCTGGAAGGACCCAGAAGATGGATGGACTCTCAGAAGCCTTCACGTTGCAGCTAAGCTGGCATGGGCTCCCTTCCAACACAGTCTGAGCTCTTTGCACGGCTCTATTGGGCTCAATCATCACCCAGCTTCTGCTCCGAGACTGCCTTGCCTCTTTGGTGGGTATTGTTAATGCATAGTGGGAATAATAGGACAGCAGCACCTTTTTGGCCGTACTCTGACGTCGGTTGAGCTGGAGATCTATGGTCGGCTGCATGACCCATTCCGGTTCTGCGACAATGTGGGCTCTGACGCCCGTGTAGTAGAGGGCATCATCGTCTACATCTTGCCTGTACTGGTAGGTGACCTTGGGGTCTTTGCTGAGCATGAGTTCTTGGTTCAGCCTCACAGGGACCTCACTGTAATAGGCGATGAGTTTCCACAGCTTCTCATAGTTTTCCCGAGTCATTGGACACTCAAAGTCCAAGGCAACCGTTGCATTTATGTCAATCTCTTGAGGGTCCGTCTGGTTCAAGTGAATTTTGTACAGATCCATTGGCTTCTTGATGTCGCAGACCAAGTTCACTGTGTTCCCGTGCTCATCGGTCATGTTCAAAGAGATGTTCCATGGGGGGAATTGGAACCCCTCCAGAGAAAGCTGGCTGTCACCATCCTCTTCGagatcctcctcctcctcactgttCTTACTCGTGTTCTGTCGCAGAGGGGACTCTATGGAAGGCTTCAGACAAGTAATATCCTTCAGCTTGTGAATTTCTTGTTGGTGCAGTGTGGGGGGACTGGAGCACATGGCGCATAACTGACCACCCTCGTAGGCTTTGTCCTTCTTACACTTCAGAGTCCCTAAAACAGATAACCAAAAAACATCCTATAAGTTAATGAACCCCAAAGCGGCATGTCTTGTACACAACCAGAGGACaaagtctctgtgtgtgtctttacaTCCTCAGTGCATGGCCATCAGGATTTAATATCTTACATCTGTGACTTCACCAATGACCTTAAATCCCTTTAGCACACAGTGTGGCAAGGAACTACCATTTTTAGAAATACGTGGCAATGGATAATGAATACTTCTttctaaagtgttttttttttttttaaagcaattctaTTCACAGACATTATACAATTTACCTTCTCAAAAGGTCCAAGAGAATCTACATAAATTCAACCAATGAAAATAGTTCCGGGTTAAAGGACCCACTTTTGCCATGAATCATGTTGTATGTaccttttataattctttttctgttgctATAACTTTGCATTTCAGGCAGTATCTATAGTTTGGATTCACATTCTACTCTTGGCTTCCTGAACATGAAGTCTTCCGGAATGTTCTCCTAATCTGGTCATTGctctgtttctttcactgttttgtctttctcagtcccCCGACCCATTAGTGAGTCAGTGTTCCATGACTTGGTCTAGACCCTGCTTGATCTTGTTGTACCCCATCATCCATGGCCTAACCCACGTGTAGGTTTCTGTCAACAGCCATGATCCATTGATGGCTGCCGTATGTGCTTCTCCACGCCCAATTTTCTACTTGATGTGCCTATTGCAGAGTCCCAAAGTCTCCTCTGACTAACATTTGCAAGACCAGATTATGTTCTCTCCCTGCTCCAGACCTAGATGCTCCTTCTATACCAATAAATAGGAACCACACTTTCTTGCattaggaaaaggagaaaactaCAGTCCTCTTGATATCTGTCCTCTTGTTTTCATTCCCACTGGGAATAAACCAGTCAAAGGGCCATCATCTATGACTTGAAGGCACATGACAGTAGGACATAAGGTGAGTGTGTAGGAAGGTCCTAGATGGGCACAAGACAAGACAATAAGTAGAAATTGAGGACAGCAAGACCTCTTAAAggtggtgatttaaaaaaaaattaagattttatttatctggaattgagagagagagagcatgagctgggaaagggacagagggagaagcagactccccactgaacacagagccccacataggactccatcccaggacctcacgatagtaacctgagctgaagtcagatgcttaacctactgggccacccaggcgccccaagacaggTGATGTTTTAACAAAGCTCTGAGTGCTGAAACTAAGCCAGACCCTGGAACATCTAGCAGATGTGTGGTCTTCGTGGGTCCAATGACACTGAGTGCAAAATAAGTTTGGAACGTGTAAGGAAGCAAACTTAGGTGTAAGGATTGCAGTGTGACTCCAGTGAGTGACTAAATGGAGGACTCTCGTGTTGCAGAAGAGGGGGCACAATTGTGTAGGAACTCCTACAGGATTGTAGGATTGTACGTTCCATCCCAGGATCAATGGGAAACCAGTGGACTTTCAGGTAGCAGTAGGGCAAGACCACATGGTCCCTGTGACAATGTGTTCTGACCACTGCTCTGTGTGGAGTTGTTGGAAGGAGGGGTCACCAAGGCTGCAAAGACCTGCCCAGAAGCCCCGACTCTCCTcctagagagaaggaagaagctggACCCAC
This region includes:
- the MXRA5 gene encoding matrix-remodeling-associated protein 5 isoform X1 gives rise to the protein MLRASRSRVLRLPEDRCPGTTPRDKMPAQAHWPALSVVLILLWGRPRPTLACPHSCTCYVPSEVHCTFRSLASVPAGISKHVERINLGFNSIQALSETSFAGLTKLELLMIHGNDIPSIPDGALRDLSSLQVFKFSYNKLRVITGQTLQGLWSLMRLHIDHNKIEFIHPQAFNGLTSLRLLHLEGNMLHQLHPGTFSTLTFLDYFRLSTVRHLYLADNMIRTLPTGMLQNMPLLENLYLHGNPWSCDCEMKWFLEWDAKWKGTLKCKKDKAYEGGQLCAMCSSPPTLHQQEIHKLKDITCLKPSIESPLRQNTSKNSEEEEDLEEDGDSQLSLEGFQFPPWNISLNMTDEHGNTVNLVCDIKKPMDLYKIHLNQTDPQEIDINATVALDFECPMTRENYEKLWKLIAYYSEVPVRLNQELMLSKDPKVTYQYRQDVDDDALYYTGVRAHIVAEPEWVMQPTIDLQLNRRQSTAKKVLLSYYSHYALTIPTKEARQSRSRSWVMIEPNRAVQRAQTVLEGSPCQLSCNVKASESPSIFWVLPDGSVLKAPMEDENGKFSILTSGWLRIKSTEQSDSGLYQCIAQVRDEMDRMVYRVLVQPPATQPPNGHMVTIQKNPGEPVMLPCSALAIPEAQLSWILPNKRIINTSANSSHAYMLANGTLSIPKVQVSDGGYYRCVAVNQQGADHFTVGVTVNKKGSARSSKKGRHPGGKTLSRVLGDVVEDEGGSGIGDEENTSRRGLHTKDQEVLIKTKDDATTGGKKPKKGRRKLKPWKNSVKEPETNIAEGRRVFESRRRINMANKQINPEHWADILARVRGKNLPKGTEIPQVIQTTTPPSVSPEVTPLLPAVPPPSVSPAWTTSSTEETSADASLFGEEDEVSSTVSSTKMGLESGQDGGILSDPKVTSTHLEEFIDHDFSNSEDTAPAEVDPKWATASMPHASSPTLQTLDLVSEESTGENTATKSWPPVDAGSIPEPTSNDYESPLDAVSLAESETIPYMPPDLETNPQPDAENLEELTSAPFLPNTVLWVDDSRTSEPIGGLTLGEPDALSQGHPQGETDDRHLVKGALSTQGSLVIEKGTEDNFKALQEGDMPEKDPTNSQTPESMGKHVGSTTLLDSALGVNGVTPFTHPSETTLRPLFDKVTTMVAAVMPTEKATSPLELTTQPSRKRPNGRRRFRPHRFRHRHKQTVPTTFAPMEAFSTRPTQAPKGKAPDHVWSTPGAKSWVDSTVGIPKQLEMEKQAEPISKGTPRRKHGKRPNKHRYFTSTVSSPASATTPSPSLENKHKNVIAPGLETVLSSTTISLTTGDPHGRAAVTTTTKSHLPSNKFQEMIPVTPKPEWDGEEMKNYGVTNIEDYKTHSSVPDSSFTNATSPPGSEVSTVGEFQEESAPSGFPGTSHWNTPSVHQPWRLQTDKPLASSMETFTDSPFLKQVEDLGVPSEFPPSVAASTLFQPEKEVVSTTVSSIKVEPSSSKAETTIRAQDHHESTPVEIRPRHHTLTPVQMEKTESPPQATTLVSLVQTFTKPTPLPSKTPPTSTDSKENVFLNYVGIPEAKAPPVNNEGTQHIWTPNELSTPSSNQDKFNPAPKQPLEKEALDGKTPNSLPHGHDGNHQNGRVQMFPQPARIPAKPILPRGTVRPPHTATEGSFRFFVTFQPPHHLTNKPGITSYPSRVLPENKQLTTPRLPNTTTPFVPVHKPKPGIPTKLTDPGMGHFNSNSKVFGNNNIPDLRDPVGKLPSSRVPHHPNGRFPFFFNKTLSFPQLGVTLKPQTPTSPTPVIRERKVNPGPYNRIHSQSVIHVDFGPPAPPLSHVPQATGPPSTNLQNIPVVYSTRSSILFMASSGQPSRSFHQSSSKLFSAAGPPASNFWTVGEKPQILTKSPQTVSVTAETDAVFPCEATGKPTPFITWTKVSTGALMTPNTRVQRFEVLKNGTLLIRKVQVQDRGQYLCTAKNLHGVDRMAVLLTVTVQQPQILASHYQDVTVYLGDTIAMECLAKGTPAPQISWIFPDRRVWQTVSRVEGRITLHENRTLSIKEASFSDRGVYQCVASNAAGADSLAIRLHVAALPPVIHQEKLENISLPPGLNIHIHCTAKAAPLPSVRWVLWDGTQIRPSQFINGNLFVFPNGTLYIRNLAPKDSGRYECVAANLVGSARRTVQLTVQRAAANARITGTSPQRTDVRYGGTLRLDCSASGDPWPRILWRLPSKRMIDSLFSFDTRIKVFANGTLVVKSVTDKDAGDYLCVARNKVGDDFVVLKVNVVMKPAKIEHKEENDHKVFYGGDLKVDCVATGLPNPEISWSLPDGSLVNSFMQSDDGGGRTKRYVVFNNGTLYFNEVGMREEGDYTCFAENQVGKDEMRVRVKVVTEPAAIRNKTYSVVQVPYGDVVTVACEAKGEPTPRVTWLSPTNRLIPASSDKYQIYQDGTLLIQKAQRSDSGNYTCVVRNSAGEDRKTVWIHVNVQSPTINGHPNAITTVREIAAGGSRKLIDCQAEGIPTPRVLWAFPEGVVLPAPYYGNRITIHRNGTLDIRSLRKSDSVQLACIGRNEGGEARLIVQLTVLEPVEKPIFHDPVSEKITAMAGHTISLNCSAAGTPTPTLLWVLPNGTELQSGQQLQRFYHKGDGMLHISGLSSMDAGAYRCVARNSAGYTERLVSLKVGMKPEVSNQYHNLVSIINGETLQLSCVPPRGRPARFSWTLPNTMLLEGPQTRGRFSLWENGTLTVRDASVFDRGTYMCKVDTEYGPSVMNFPVIVIAYPPRITSEPTPVIYTRPGNTVKMNCMAMGIPKAEITWDLPDKSHLTAGAQARLYGNRFLHPQGSLTIQQATHRDAGFYKCTAKNILGTDSKTTYIHVY